One region of Candidatus Poribacteria bacterium genomic DNA includes:
- a CDS encoding phosphotransferase — protein sequence MTRKMSCPFCQTQVEYAIENSPDWYRDPSLPVYRIDCHEKCRQYWLEAISDPHPQIDPTILAFLDSLDDEQRTFISESTRHACDNGILIVYNSRILQYLITDWHYAKAAVVSYALDNVSFRISGLGFDFANILFFLEAEQARFTLRLHRAGTSIHEIRSKIYWLEALWNKGRVKTLSAIPGRDGEMLQCITPNDLPSRYATLYDWISGETLSALSAAEKTPELIRNLGNMVGRMHNVSETLELPQWFTRPRYDIDWIISKVEKALESNHTDASAEAFAKLSSLSSRFSRFVAEQGEGRDVFGLIHSDLEPHNIIVSEGQPCPIDVREFGFGYYLSDILTLSRHFSEDEQTIFFEGYQEIRSLPTDYHQHLALFEELHTL from the coding sequence ATGACAAGGAAAATGTCATGCCCATTTTGTCAGACCCAAGTTGAATACGCTATCGAAAATTCTCCTGATTGGTATCGCGATCCGTCCCTACCGGTCTACCGAATTGATTGTCATGAGAAATGTAGGCAGTATTGGCTTGAAGCAATTTCTGACCCACACCCACAGATTGATCCCACCATCCTTGCCTTCTTGGATTCACTTGATGACGAACAGCGAACCTTTATATCCGAATCGACACGACACGCTTGTGACAACGGCATTTTGATAGTTTATAACAGTAGGATTTTACAATACCTTATCACCGATTGGCACTACGCAAAAGCGGCTGTTGTGTCGTATGCGTTAGATAATGTTTCATTCCGAATTAGTGGTCTTGGATTTGATTTTGCGAATATATTGTTTTTCTTAGAGGCTGAGCAGGCTCGGTTCACACTGAGACTCCATCGCGCTGGAACCTCTATCCATGAAATTCGATCTAAAATCTATTGGTTAGAGGCTCTTTGGAACAAGGGACGCGTCAAGACCCTCTCCGCTATTCCAGGACGTGATGGCGAAATGCTCCAATGCATCACCCCAAACGATCTACCTTCACGCTATGCAACTTTGTACGATTGGATTTCCGGTGAGACGCTTAGCGCGCTCTCTGCAGCGGAAAAAACACCTGAACTGATTCGGAATCTTGGGAACATGGTGGGTCGCATGCACAATGTATCGGAGACCTTAGAGCTACCCCAATGGTTTACCCGTCCTCGGTACGACATTGACTGGATTATCTCTAAGGTTGAAAAGGCACTTGAAAGTAATCACACAGACGCTTCAGCGGAAGCGTTTGCAAAACTCTCCTCACTTTCTTCGCGCTTCTCACGGTTTGTTGCGGAACAAGGAGAAGGACGGGACGTTTTTGGGCTGATTCACTCGGATCTGGAACCCCATAATATCATTGTTTCGGAGGGACAGCCCTGCCCAATTGACGTGCGAGAATTTGGGTTCGGTTATTATCTCTCAGATATTCTGACGCTTTCACGCCATTTTAGTGAAGATGAACAGACAATTTTCTTTGAGGGGTACCAAGAAATCCGGTCCCTTCCGACAGATTACCATCAACATTTAGCTCTATTTGAAGAGTTGCACACACTGTAA